In Prescottella soli, a genomic segment contains:
- a CDS encoding amino acid ABC transporter permease, translating into MPANESRPPDMAAEPEPIKAVPLRHPGRWIAAVIVVGLLGLFIYGAATNEAFHWDVYRQYLFDARITEAAWKTIQLTVMAMTIAIVLGVLLAVMRLSPNPVLRSAAWVYLWVFRGTPVYVQLVLWGLFPVIYQTIALGIPFGPQFVHLDIKTLEAAFLFAVIGLALNEAAYMAEIVRAGVGSVNEGQIEASTALGMSWSQTMRRTVLPQAMRVIIPPTGNELISMLKTTSLVVAVPYSGELYGRARDISGANFYPVPLLLVASTWYLAITSILMVGQYYIERHYSKGLSRTLTAGQLQALAEAQRSDEGGAQ; encoded by the coding sequence ATGCCAGCCAACGAGAGTCGGCCACCGGACATGGCGGCCGAGCCGGAGCCGATCAAGGCGGTCCCGCTGCGGCACCCCGGGCGGTGGATCGCGGCGGTGATCGTGGTCGGGCTGTTGGGGCTGTTCATCTACGGGGCCGCCACCAACGAAGCCTTCCACTGGGACGTGTACCGCCAGTACCTGTTCGACGCGCGGATCACCGAGGCCGCCTGGAAGACGATCCAGCTCACGGTGATGGCGATGACGATCGCGATCGTGCTCGGCGTACTGCTCGCCGTCATGCGACTGTCGCCCAATCCCGTGCTCCGATCCGCGGCCTGGGTCTACCTGTGGGTGTTCCGCGGTACGCCGGTCTACGTCCAGTTGGTGCTGTGGGGGTTGTTCCCGGTCATCTACCAGACGATCGCCCTCGGCATCCCGTTCGGGCCCCAGTTCGTGCACCTCGACATCAAGACCCTCGAGGCGGCCTTCCTGTTCGCGGTGATCGGACTGGCCCTCAACGAGGCCGCATACATGGCCGAGATCGTCCGGGCCGGCGTCGGCTCGGTGAACGAGGGCCAGATCGAAGCATCGACCGCGCTCGGGATGTCGTGGTCGCAGACCATGCGTCGTACCGTGCTGCCGCAGGCGATGCGGGTGATCATCCCGCCGACGGGCAACGAACTGATCAGCATGCTCAAGACCACGTCGCTGGTCGTGGCCGTGCCGTACAGCGGCGAACTGTACGGCCGGGCCCGCGACATCTCCGGCGCCAACTTCTACCCGGTGCCGCTCCTGCTGGTCGCGTCCACGTGGTACCTGGCGATCACCAGCATCCTGATGGTCGGTCAGTACTACATCGAGCGGCACTACTCGAAGGGCCTCTCGCGGACCCTCACTGCGGGACAGTTACAGGCACTTGCGGAGGCGCAGCGCAGCGACGAAGGCGGTGCGCAGTGA
- a CDS encoding isocitrate/isopropylmalate dehydrogenase family protein, with the protein MGSPSTDDLRNPRIGLLQGDGIGREIVPATRDVVDAAMAAVGLPEVDWVPLPIGFDAIPTYGTPTPEHTLVELAGLDSWILGPHDSASYPEPFQMQLTPGGAIRKRFDLYANIRPARALPGVRAVSPRMDLVIVRENTEGFYADRNMFAGSGEFMPTPDVAMAVGVVTRQACERIAHTAFELARRRRKRVTVVHKANVLSTTTGLFRDVCREVGQHYPDVVVDDEHVDAMAAYLVRRGEEYDVVVTENMFGDILSDLAGELSGSLGTAASINASEVKAMAQAAHGAAPDISGRNRANPTALILSAAMLLEWLGSTRHEAGLSAAAARIRSAVERTVEAGVATADLGGLASTTEFTESVIARVFRR; encoded by the coding sequence ATGGGGAGCCCTAGTACAGACGACTTGCGGAATCCACGGATCGGTTTGTTGCAGGGCGACGGCATCGGGCGGGAGATCGTGCCCGCGACCAGAGACGTCGTCGACGCGGCGATGGCCGCGGTGGGACTGCCGGAGGTCGACTGGGTTCCGCTGCCGATCGGGTTCGACGCGATCCCCACCTACGGCACCCCGACTCCGGAGCACACGCTCGTCGAGCTCGCGGGGCTCGATTCGTGGATCCTCGGCCCCCACGACAGCGCGTCCTACCCCGAGCCGTTCCAGATGCAGCTGACCCCGGGCGGAGCGATCCGCAAGCGGTTCGACCTCTACGCGAACATCCGGCCCGCGCGCGCCCTGCCGGGGGTGCGCGCGGTGTCGCCGCGGATGGACCTGGTGATCGTCCGGGAGAACACCGAGGGCTTCTACGCCGACCGGAACATGTTCGCCGGCAGCGGCGAATTCATGCCCACCCCGGACGTCGCCATGGCCGTCGGCGTCGTCACCCGGCAGGCCTGCGAACGCATCGCCCACACCGCCTTCGAACTGGCCCGCCGCCGACGCAAGCGGGTCACGGTGGTGCACAAGGCCAATGTGCTCTCGACCACGACCGGGCTGTTCCGAGACGTCTGCCGGGAGGTCGGGCAGCACTACCCCGACGTCGTGGTCGACGACGAGCACGTCGACGCGATGGCCGCCTACCTCGTTCGACGGGGCGAGGAGTACGACGTCGTCGTCACCGAGAACATGTTCGGTGACATCCTGTCCGATCTCGCGGGGGAGCTGTCGGGCTCGCTGGGAACCGCCGCGTCGATCAACGCGTCCGAGGTCAAGGCGATGGCCCAGGCTGCACACGGGGCGGCCCCCGACATCTCCGGTCGCAACCGCGCCAACCCGACCGCGCTCATCCTGTCGGCGGCGATGCTTCTGGAGTGGCTCGGATCAACCCGGCACGAGGCGGGCTTGTCCGCCGCGGCCGCGCGGATTCGCAGCGCCGTCGAGCGGACGGTCGAGGCGGGTGTCGCCACCGCGGACCTCGGCGGTCTGGCGTCGACGACCGAGTTCACCGAATCGGTGATCGCGCGGGTGTTCCGGCGATGA
- the coaE gene encoding dephospho-CoA kinase produces the protein MLRVGLTGGIGAGKSTVSKVLAELGAVVVDADLIAREVVEPGTPGLAALVEAFSDGILHPDGTLNRPALAERAFGSDESRLLLNSILHPRIGQRTAELVDGAPADGIVVQDIPLLVEGRMGPVFNLVVVVYVDEDERVRRLVELRGMPEADARARIAAQATDDQRRAAADVWLDNSGAPELIAGQVRALYTDRLLPFERNLRSRAVVSVPPIVRPADPQWAAQGERLVERLRLVCGERAVRVDHVGSTSVPGLDARDLIDVQITVPDLATADALAEPLAAAGFPPIVDATRDEPRPAYGVGGEADPALWDKRTHGGADPGRPVEISLRVDGWPGQRFALLLRDWLRADAAARAEFLEVKRVAVRWAAADAHTGEATVTYAAALAPWFDLGYQRAWEWAERSGWSAQG, from the coding sequence GTGTTGAGAGTGGGCCTCACGGGAGGCATCGGAGCCGGCAAGTCGACCGTGTCGAAAGTCCTCGCGGAGTTGGGTGCGGTCGTCGTCGACGCCGACCTCATCGCACGGGAGGTCGTCGAGCCGGGAACCCCGGGTCTCGCAGCACTCGTGGAGGCGTTCAGCGACGGCATCCTGCATCCCGACGGCACGCTGAATCGACCGGCCTTGGCCGAGAGGGCCTTCGGCAGCGACGAGTCACGGCTGCTGTTGAACTCGATCTTGCATCCCCGCATCGGTCAGCGCACCGCGGAACTCGTCGACGGCGCACCCGCCGACGGGATCGTCGTGCAGGACATCCCGCTGCTCGTCGAGGGGCGGATGGGGCCGGTGTTCAACCTGGTGGTCGTCGTCTACGTCGACGAGGACGAGCGGGTGCGCCGGCTCGTCGAGTTGCGGGGTATGCCGGAGGCGGACGCGCGCGCCCGCATCGCAGCCCAGGCGACCGATGACCAACGGCGGGCGGCCGCGGACGTGTGGCTCGACAACAGCGGCGCCCCGGAGCTGATCGCCGGGCAGGTTCGCGCGCTGTACACCGACCGCCTGCTGCCGTTCGAGCGGAATCTCCGCAGTCGCGCGGTGGTGTCGGTGCCGCCGATCGTGCGGCCGGCCGACCCGCAGTGGGCGGCCCAGGGCGAGCGTCTGGTCGAGCGGCTGCGTCTGGTGTGCGGAGAGCGAGCAGTGCGCGTCGACCACGTCGGCTCCACGTCGGTCCCGGGTCTCGACGCCCGCGATCTGATCGACGTGCAGATCACGGTCCCCGATCTCGCGACGGCGGATGCCCTGGCCGAGCCGCTGGCGGCGGCCGGCTTCCCGCCGATCGTCGACGCCACCCGCGACGAGCCGAGGCCGGCGTACGGTGTCGGCGGCGAGGCGGATCCGGCCTTGTGGGATAAGCGCACTCACGGTGGTGCCGATCCCGGCCGGCCCGTGGAGATCAGCCTGCGTGTCGACGGCTGGCCGGGTCAGCGGTTCGCGCTCCTGCTGCGCGACTGGCTGCGCGCCGACGCCGCTGCTCGGGCCGAGTTCCTCGAGGTCAAGAGGGTTGCGGTCCGCTGGGCCGCCGCCGACGCGCACACGGGCGAGGCCACCGTGACCTATGCCGCGGCGCTCGCGCCGTGGTTCGATCTCGGCTACCAGCGGGCCTGGGAGTGGGCCGAACGAAGCGGCTGGTCGGCGCAGGGCTGA
- the uvrB gene encoding excinuclease ABC subunit UvrB — translation MAFASEHPVVAHSEFRPVSEIERSDSSFQVVSEYEPAGDQPEAIDELERRLKAGEKDVVLLGATGTGKSATTAWLIERVQRPTLVMAPNKTLAAQLANELREMLPNNAVEYFVSYYDYYQPEAYIAQTDTYIEKDSSINDDVERLRHSATSSLLSRRDVVVVASVSCIYGLGTPQSYLDRSIELEVGVEVDRDALLRLLVDVQYNRNDMAFTRGSFRVRGDTVEIIPSYEELAVRIEFFGDEVEALYYLHPLTGDVVRQVDTVRIFPATHYVAGPERMERAVHDIEAELEERLADLENRGKLLEAQRLRMRTQYDLEMIKQVGFCSGIENYSRHIDGRPAGSAPATLIDYFPEDFLLVIDESHVTVPQIGAMYEGDMSRKRNLVEFGFRLPSATDNRPLTWEEFAGRIGQTIYLSATPGPYELGQAGGEFVEQVIRPTGLVDPEVVVKPTKGQIDDLVHEIRQRTERDERVLVTTLTKKMSEDLTDYLLELGIRVRYLHSDIDTLRRVELLRQLRLGEYDVLVGINLLREGLDLPEVSLVAILDADKEGFLRSTTSLIQTIGRAARNVSGQVHMYADKITDSMQRAIEETERRREKQIAYNLEKGVDPQPLRKKIADILDQVYEEADDTEVEVGGSGRNASRGRRAQGEAGRAISAGVYEGRDVKSMPRAELADLVKELTDQMMNAARDLQFELAGRLRDEIADLKKELRGMDAAGLK, via the coding sequence ATGGCGTTCGCATCCGAGCACCCCGTAGTGGCGCATTCCGAGTTCCGGCCGGTCAGCGAGATCGAACGGTCCGACAGCAGCTTCCAGGTCGTCAGCGAATACGAGCCGGCCGGTGACCAGCCGGAGGCCATCGACGAGCTCGAGCGGCGACTGAAGGCGGGGGAGAAGGACGTCGTCCTGCTCGGCGCGACCGGTACCGGCAAGTCGGCGACGACAGCGTGGCTCATCGAACGTGTACAGCGTCCGACGCTCGTGATGGCGCCGAACAAGACCCTGGCCGCGCAGCTCGCGAACGAACTGCGGGAGATGCTGCCGAACAACGCCGTCGAGTACTTCGTCTCGTACTACGACTACTACCAGCCCGAGGCGTACATCGCGCAGACGGACACCTACATCGAGAAGGACTCGTCGATCAACGACGACGTCGAGCGGTTGCGGCACTCGGCCACATCGAGTCTGCTGTCCCGGCGCGACGTCGTGGTGGTCGCCTCGGTGTCGTGCATCTACGGCCTCGGCACGCCGCAGTCGTATCTCGATCGCTCCATCGAGCTCGAGGTCGGGGTCGAGGTCGACCGGGACGCGCTGCTGCGGCTTCTCGTCGACGTGCAATACAACCGCAACGACATGGCGTTCACCCGCGGCTCGTTCCGGGTTCGCGGGGACACGGTCGAGATCATCCCGTCGTACGAGGAGCTGGCGGTGCGGATCGAGTTCTTCGGCGACGAGGTCGAGGCGCTCTACTACCTGCACCCCCTCACGGGTGATGTGGTGCGACAGGTCGACACGGTGCGCATCTTCCCGGCCACGCACTACGTCGCGGGCCCGGAGCGGATGGAACGCGCCGTGCACGACATCGAGGCCGAACTCGAGGAGCGGCTCGCAGACCTGGAGAACCGCGGCAAGTTGCTCGAGGCGCAGCGACTGCGCATGCGCACCCAGTACGACCTGGAGATGATCAAGCAGGTCGGCTTCTGCTCGGGTATCGAGAACTATTCGCGGCACATCGACGGTCGCCCCGCGGGCTCGGCGCCGGCGACGCTCATCGACTACTTCCCGGAGGACTTCCTCCTGGTGATCGACGAGTCCCACGTGACGGTCCCGCAGATCGGCGCGATGTACGAGGGCGACATGTCCCGCAAGCGCAACCTCGTCGAGTTCGGGTTCCGCCTCCCCTCGGCGACCGACAACCGCCCGCTCACGTGGGAGGAGTTCGCGGGCCGGATCGGTCAGACGATCTACCTGTCCGCGACGCCCGGGCCGTACGAGCTCGGGCAGGCGGGCGGCGAGTTCGTCGAGCAGGTGATCCGCCCCACCGGCCTGGTCGATCCCGAGGTCGTGGTCAAGCCGACCAAGGGCCAGATCGACGACCTCGTCCACGAGATCCGCCAGCGGACGGAACGGGACGAGCGTGTCCTCGTCACGACGCTCACCAAGAAGATGTCCGAGGACCTGACGGACTATCTCCTCGAGCTCGGCATCCGGGTGCGGTACCTGCACTCGGACATCGACACGCTCCGGCGGGTCGAGTTGCTGCGACAGCTCCGGTTGGGTGAGTACGACGTCCTGGTCGGCATCAACCTCCTGCGTGAGGGCCTCGACCTGCCCGAGGTGTCGCTGGTCGCGATCCTCGACGCCGACAAGGAAGGCTTCCTGCGCAGCACCACCAGCCTCATCCAGACCATCGGCCGCGCGGCCCGCAACGTCTCCGGCCAGGTCCACATGTACGCGGACAAGATCACCGACTCGATGCAGCGCGCCATCGAGGAGACCGAGCGTCGCCGCGAGAAGCAGATCGCGTACAACCTCGAGAAGGGCGTCGACCCCCAGCCGCTGCGGAAGAAGATCGCCGACATCCTCGACCAGGTGTACGAGGAGGCGGACGACACCGAGGTCGAGGTGGGTGGATCCGGTCGTAACGCCAGCCGCGGTCGCCGCGCTCAGGGCGAGGCGGGACGGGCCATCAGCGCCGGCGTGTACGAGGGCCGCGACGTGAAGTCGATGCCGCGCGCCGAGCTGGCCGACCTCGTCAAGGAACTCACCGACCAGATGATGAACGCGGCGCGGGATCTGCAGTTCGAGCTCGCCGGGCGCCTGCGCGACGAGATCGCGGACCTGAAGAAGGAGTTGCGCGGGATGGACGCGGCGGGACTGAAGTAG
- a CDS encoding ABC transporter substrate-binding protein, translating into MFGRVAAATGGRRTRSVRTVVGALLALIALTATGCVRNNEGLVPVLPPIDVHRVDAITDQLPPEIATAGRLRVGTNPPYAPNEFKDEDGTIVGFDVDLLTAVAAVLGLTLDVKETDFDKIIPAVQAGTLDVGMSSFTDTLEREKSVDFVTYFNSGVQWAQRAGDDVDPDNACGLRVGVQTTTIEDIDEVPAKSAACEAAGKPPIRKIKYDSQDDAANALILGRVDALSADSPVTAYAIKRSNGRLVPAGGVYDASPYGWVLAKGSPLGPVLQQALQYLIDGGQYRAIAEAWGVEAGIIETSVVNGATQ; encoded by the coding sequence ATGTTCGGACGAGTGGCCGCCGCCACCGGCGGTCGGCGAACACGGTCGGTCCGAACGGTCGTTGGTGCATTGCTGGCGCTGATCGCGTTGACGGCGACCGGGTGCGTCAGGAACAACGAGGGCCTCGTTCCGGTGCTGCCGCCGATCGACGTCCACCGCGTCGACGCGATCACCGATCAACTGCCTCCCGAGATCGCCACGGCCGGTCGCCTACGAGTCGGTACCAACCCGCCGTACGCGCCCAACGAGTTCAAGGACGAGGACGGGACGATCGTCGGATTCGACGTCGACCTCCTGACCGCCGTGGCGGCGGTCCTCGGCCTGACCCTCGACGTCAAGGAAACCGACTTCGACAAGATCATTCCCGCTGTGCAGGCGGGGACCCTGGACGTCGGCATGTCGTCGTTCACCGACACGCTCGAACGCGAGAAGTCCGTGGACTTCGTCACCTACTTCAACTCCGGCGTGCAGTGGGCGCAACGGGCGGGGGACGACGTCGACCCCGACAACGCCTGTGGGCTGCGGGTCGGCGTGCAGACGACCACCATCGAGGACATCGACGAGGTTCCGGCCAAGAGCGCGGCCTGCGAAGCCGCCGGCAAACCGCCGATCCGGAAGATCAAGTACGACAGCCAGGACGATGCCGCGAACGCGCTGATCCTGGGCCGCGTCGACGCGCTGTCGGCCGATTCGCCGGTCACCGCGTACGCGATCAAGCGCAGCAACGGGCGCCTCGTGCCGGCCGGCGGAGTGTACGACGCAAGCCCCTACGGGTGGGTGCTCGCGAAGGGCTCGCCCCTCGGCCCGGTCCTGCAGCAGGCCCTGCAGTACCTCATCGACGGAGGCCAGTATCGCGCGATTGCCGAGGCGTGGGGCGTCGAAGCGGGAATCATCGAAACGTCGGTCGTCAACGGCGCCACACAGTGA
- the rpsA gene encoding 30S ribosomal protein S1: MPSNTVTSPQVAVNDIGSAEDFLAAIDATIKYFNDGDIVEGTIVKVDRDEVLLDIGYKTEGVIPSRELSIKHDVDPNEVVSVGDEVEALVLTKEDKEGRLILSKKRAQYERAWGTIEELKEKDEAVKGTVIEVVKGGLILDIGLRGFLPASLVEMRRVRDLQPYVGKEIEAKIIELDKNRNNVVLSRRAWLEQTQSEVRSEFLHQLQKGQVRKGVVSSIVNFGAFVDLGGVDGLVHVSELSWKHIDHPSEVVEVGNEVTVEVLDVDLDRERVSLSLKATQEDPWRQFARTHAIGQIVPGKVTKLVPFGAFVRVEEGIEGLVHISELAERHVEVPDQVVGVGDDALVKVIDIDLERRRISLSLKQANEDYNAEFDPSKYGMADSYDEQGNYIFPEGFDPETNEWLEGFDKQREEWESRYAEAERRHKMHTAQMEKMAADEAAEAAAGASGTNYSSESGSDEGAAASSESAGGSLASDAQLAALREKLSGNA, translated from the coding sequence ATGCCCTCCAACACCGTGACCTCGCCGCAGGTAGCCGTCAACGACATCGGCTCCGCCGAGGACTTCCTCGCCGCCATCGACGCCACGATCAAGTACTTCAACGATGGCGACATCGTCGAAGGCACGATCGTCAAGGTCGATCGTGACGAGGTCCTTCTCGACATCGGTTACAAGACCGAAGGCGTCATCCCTTCCCGTGAGCTCTCCATCAAGCACGACGTCGACCCCAACGAGGTCGTCTCCGTGGGCGATGAGGTCGAAGCCCTGGTCCTCACCAAGGAGGACAAGGAAGGCCGTCTGATCCTGTCGAAGAAGCGCGCTCAGTACGAGCGTGCCTGGGGCACCATCGAGGAGCTCAAGGAGAAGGACGAGGCCGTCAAGGGCACCGTCATCGAGGTCGTCAAGGGTGGCCTCATCCTCGACATCGGTCTGCGTGGCTTCCTCCCCGCTTCGCTCGTCGAGATGCGTCGTGTCCGCGACCTCCAGCCGTACGTCGGCAAGGAGATCGAGGCCAAGATCATCGAGCTCGACAAGAACCGCAACAACGTGGTCCTGTCGCGTCGCGCATGGCTCGAGCAGACCCAGTCCGAGGTCCGCAGCGAGTTCCTGCACCAGCTGCAGAAGGGCCAGGTCCGCAAGGGCGTCGTGTCCTCGATCGTCAACTTCGGTGCGTTCGTCGATCTCGGCGGCGTCGACGGTCTGGTTCACGTCTCCGAGCTGTCCTGGAAGCACATCGACCACCCGTCCGAGGTCGTCGAGGTCGGCAACGAGGTCACCGTCGAGGTTCTCGACGTCGACCTGGACCGCGAGCGTGTCTCCCTGTCGCTGAAGGCGACGCAGGAGGACCCGTGGCGTCAGTTCGCCCGCACCCACGCCATCGGCCAGATCGTGCCGGGCAAGGTCACCAAGCTGGTTCCGTTCGGCGCGTTCGTTCGCGTCGAGGAGGGCATCGAGGGCCTGGTGCACATCTCCGAGCTGGCCGAGCGCCACGTGGAGGTTCCGGACCAGGTTGTGGGCGTCGGCGACGATGCGCTCGTCAAGGTCATCGACATCGACCTGGAGCGTCGCCGCATCTCGCTGTCGCTGAAGCAGGCGAACGAGGACTACAACGCCGAGTTCGATCCGTCGAAGTACGGCATGGCCGACTCGTACGACGAGCAGGGCAACTACATCTTCCCCGAGGGCTTCGATCCCGAGACCAACGAATGGCTCGAGGGCTTCGACAAGCAGCGTGAGGAGTGGGAGTCCCGCTACGCGGAGGCCGAGCGTCGCCACAAGATGCACACCGCTCAGATGGAGAAGATGGCTGCCGACGAGGCTGCCGAGGCTGCTGCCGGCGCTTCCGGCACCAACTACTCCTCGGAGTCGGGCTCGGACGAGGGCGCGGCTGCGTCCTCCGAGTCCGCCGGTGGCTCGCTGGCGAGCGATGCACAGCTCGCGGCTCTGCGCGAGAAGCTGTCGGGCAACGCCTGA
- a CDS encoding DUF402 domain-containing protein — MENVEPATAAATPTAPPASVYVPTIDLVPAHRPKVEYFNITERTNTDPKGFVRPVDHYRLESWGLYMARSADHPSFHYLESWLIPDLGIRATIFHFHPFHKRDQNHYIDIGDFTRGPDVWKSEDHYLDLVVRTGRETELLDVDELISATAHGYISPRTADRAIQRAVAAVDGIAAHGHDMDAWLASKGMPVTWR, encoded by the coding sequence ATGGAGAACGTCGAACCAGCCACCGCCGCGGCCACGCCGACCGCACCCCCCGCTTCGGTCTACGTGCCGACGATCGATTTGGTTCCGGCGCACCGACCGAAGGTCGAGTACTTCAACATCACCGAACGCACCAACACCGATCCCAAGGGCTTCGTGCGACCGGTCGACCACTACCGGCTGGAGTCGTGGGGGCTGTACATGGCCCGCTCGGCCGACCACCCCTCGTTCCACTATCTCGAGTCGTGGCTGATCCCGGATCTCGGCATCCGCGCGACGATCTTCCACTTCCACCCGTTCCACAAGCGCGACCAGAACCACTACATCGACATCGGAGATTTCACGCGGGGCCCCGACGTCTGGAAGTCGGAGGACCACTATCTCGATCTGGTGGTCCGGACCGGACGCGAGACCGAACTCCTCGACGTCGACGAGCTGATCTCGGCGACGGCGCACGGCTACATCTCGCCGCGCACGGCGGACCGCGCGATCCAGCGTGCGGTGGCCGCCGTGGACGGGATCGCCGCCCACGGCCACGACATGGACGCATGGCTGGCGTCGAAGGGAATGCCCGTCACGTGGCGCTGA
- a CDS encoding amino acid ABC transporter ATP-binding protein: MVRAERVCKNYGALQVLRGISLEIERGQVLCLIGPSGSGKSTFLRCINHLEQVNAGRLYVDGELVGYAERGGKLYELSPRAAARQRRDIGMVFQHFNLFPHRTALENIIEAPMQVKKVSRAKAIERARDLLDRVGLSEKADAYPAQLSGGQQQRVAIARALAMDPKLMLFDEPTSALDPELVGEVLGVMKQLAKDGMTMVVVTHEMGFAREVADQLVFMDGGVVVESGVPRELLANPQQERTKAFLSKLL, translated from the coding sequence ATGGTCCGCGCCGAGCGGGTCTGCAAGAACTACGGCGCCCTGCAGGTGCTGCGAGGGATCTCCCTCGAGATCGAACGCGGACAGGTGCTGTGCCTCATCGGACCGTCCGGTTCGGGCAAGTCGACGTTCCTGCGCTGCATCAACCACCTCGAGCAGGTCAACGCCGGGCGACTGTACGTCGACGGCGAACTGGTGGGCTACGCGGAGCGCGGCGGCAAGCTGTACGAACTGAGCCCCCGTGCGGCGGCCCGACAACGGCGCGACATCGGGATGGTGTTCCAACACTTCAACCTGTTCCCGCATCGCACCGCACTGGAGAACATCATCGAAGCGCCCATGCAGGTGAAGAAGGTGTCGCGTGCCAAGGCGATCGAGCGCGCCCGGGACCTGCTCGACCGGGTGGGTCTCTCGGAGAAGGCCGACGCATACCCGGCGCAACTGTCGGGCGGGCAGCAGCAGCGGGTGGCCATAGCCCGGGCGCTGGCGATGGATCCCAAGCTGATGCTGTTCGACGAGCCCACCTCGGCGCTCGACCCGGAACTGGTCGGCGAGGTACTCGGCGTGATGAAGCAGCTCGCGAAGGACGGCATGACGATGGTGGTCGTCACCCACGAGATGGGGTTCGCGCGCGAGGTCGCCGACCAGTTGGTCTTCATGGACGGGGGCGTCGTCGTGGAGTCCGGTGTGCCCCGGGAACTGCTGGCGAACCCACAGCAGGAGCGGACGAAGGCGTTCCTGTCGAAGCTGCTGTGA
- a CDS encoding class I SAM-dependent methyltransferase, with protein sequence MSDDRHAAAISVLGTSGVTRTRIGTEASARASRAWWDADADDYHRTHGEFLGVDSTDGEFVWCPEGLHEGDVQLLGDVAGKRILEVGCGSAPCARWLAGQGADVVGLDISMGMLARGREAMERSGPRVPLVQAGAEALPFASESFDLACSAFGAVPFVADSALVMQEVARVLRPGGLWVFAVNHPIRWIFPDDPGPRGLTATLPYFDRTPYVEVDDDGIPTYVEHHRTIGDRVREAVAAGLAVRDIVEPEWPEWLDREWGQWSPLRGQLFPGTAIFVTRKPA encoded by the coding sequence ATGTCCGACGATCGTCACGCCGCCGCCATTTCCGTCCTCGGGACCAGCGGGGTGACCCGCACTCGGATCGGAACGGAGGCGAGCGCGCGCGCCAGCCGCGCGTGGTGGGACGCCGACGCCGACGACTATCACCGCACGCACGGCGAGTTCCTCGGCGTCGATTCGACCGACGGCGAGTTCGTGTGGTGCCCGGAGGGCCTCCACGAGGGCGACGTCCAACTGCTCGGCGACGTCGCCGGCAAGCGGATCCTCGAGGTCGGCTGCGGCTCGGCCCCGTGTGCGCGCTGGCTGGCCGGCCAGGGCGCCGATGTGGTCGGGCTCGACATCTCCATGGGCATGCTCGCGAGGGGACGCGAGGCGATGGAACGGAGCGGACCGAGGGTCCCCCTCGTCCAGGCCGGCGCGGAAGCGCTGCCGTTCGCGAGTGAGAGCTTCGACCTCGCATGTTCGGCTTTCGGTGCAGTTCCGTTCGTCGCGGATTCCGCACTGGTGATGCAGGAGGTGGCACGAGTGCTGCGACCGGGCGGCCTGTGGGTGTTCGCCGTCAACCACCCGATCCGGTGGATCTTCCCGGACGACCCGGGTCCGCGCGGGCTGACCGCGACGCTCCCCTACTTCGACCGCACTCCGTACGTCGAGGTCGACGACGACGGCATCCCGACGTACGTCGAGCACCACCGGACGATCGGTGACCGCGTCCGCGAGGCCGTCGCAGCGGGGCTCGCGGTGCGCGACATCGTCGAGCCGGAGTGGCCCGAGTGGCTCGACCGGGAGTGGGGCCAGTGGAGCCCGCTGCGCGGCCAGCTCTTCCCGGGCACGGCAATCTTCGTCACCCGCAAGCCCGCCTGA